The following nucleotide sequence is from Leptodactylus fuscus isolate aLepFus1 chromosome 10, aLepFus1.hap2, whole genome shotgun sequence.
GCGGATGGACAAGGACCAATAAAAAAAGGCAGAAGTTGTAATAAACTCCAAACACTAGTTGGGCAGAATTGGGTTACCATCCGTCACGATTTGTCCCCGACACTGATATCAAGCATGGAGGGGTGAAttgcagaagtcttgaaaaaAAATAAGGATCAACATTGTTAAGATTGAGGTTTGGCATAAACTTGATGTATTAACATGCACtcacattacatatacatacGATTTAGGTTtagcttttgttcattcactttgcatttgcaTTTTGCAGTAGTTTTTTCCATACCtacctaaaaaaaattgtatactaCTGTATCATACTGTAAGAGAGGGAAACCTACTTCATCGGATTGACACACAAATAAACATTCTTACAGCTCGTGCAGGTCCTTGTTGGAGAATGGCAAAGTCACACATTGTTAGTGCAGTCAGTCTATAGAAAGCTTTGTGAGGATCAGACAGTATTTAAAGATTCAATGTCAAAATCTTCAGGGAAAATAATAATGATGCAAGATATTTCTGGTAACATGTCATAAAGAATACGTAAACTAAACAACTAAATTAACAAACTTAAAAGGATATTCATATTTAGGAAACTTTACTACCTTCTCTAGATATCCTGTTCCTTGTCTACAGTTCTTTGTCAggggttatgactagagatgagcgaacagtgttctatcgaacacatgttcgatcggatatcagggtgttcgccatgttcgaatcgaatcgaacaccacgtggtaaagtgcgccaaaattcgattcccctcccaccttccctggcgccttttttgcaccaataacagcgcaggggaggtgggacaggaactacgacactgggggcattgaaaaaaattggaaaaagtcattggctgccgaaatcaggtgacctccattttagacgaatagtggatttcaaatccgggtcatatgagaatgtgaactttgtgactatgagacagggatagctgtacaggcagggatagctagggataacctttatttaggggggaatgttattaaaaataactttttggggctctatcgggtgtgtaattgtgatttttgtgagataaactttttcccatagggatgcattggccagcgctgattggccgaattccgtactctggccaatcagtgctggccaatgcattctattagcttgatgaagcagagtgtgcacaagggttcaagcgcaccctcggctctgatgtagcagagctgaggctgcacaagggttcaagcgcaccctcggctctgatgtaggagagctgaggctgcacaagggttcaagcgcaccctcggctctgatgtaggagagccgagggtgcacttgaacccttgtgcaccctcagctctgctacatcagagccgagggtgcgcttgaacccttgtgcacactctgcttcatcaagctaatagaatgcattggccagcgctgattggccaatgtattctattagcctgatgaagtagagctgaatgtgtgtgttcatcgggctaatagaatgcattggccagcgctgattggccagagtacggaactcgaccaatcagcgctggctctgctggaggaggcggagtctaagatcgctccacaccagtctccattcaggtccgaccttagactccgcctcctccggcagagccagcgctgattggccgaaggctggccaatgcattcctatgcgaatgcagagacttagcagtgctgagtcagttttgctcaactacacatctgatgcacactcggcactgctacatcagatgtagcaatctgatgtagcagagccgagggtgcactagaacccctgtgcaaactcagttcacgctaatagaatgcattggccagcgctgattggccaatgcattctattagcccgatgaagtagagctgaatgtgtgtgctaagcacacacattcagcactgcttcatcacgccaatacaatgcattagccagtgctgattggccagagtacggaattcggccaatcagcgctggctctgctggaggaggcggagtctaagatcgctccacaccagtctccattcaggtccgaccttagactccgcctcctccagcagagccagcgctgattggccgaattccgtactctggccaatcagcactggctaatgcattgtattggcttgatgaagcagtgctgaatgtgtgtgcttagcacacacattcagctctacttcatcgggctaatagaatgcattggccaatcagcgctggccaatgcattctattagcgtgaactgagtttgcacaggggttctagtgcaccctcggctctgctacatcagattgctacatctgatgtagcagtgccgagtgtgcatcagatgtgtagttgagcaaaactgactcagcactgctaagtctgcattcgcataggaatgcattggccagccttcggccaatcagcgctggctctgccggaggaggcggagtctaaggtcggacctgaatggagactggtgtggagcgatcttagactccgcctcctccagcagagccagcgctgattggttgagttccgtactctggccaatcagcactggccaatgcatttctatggggaaaagttagcttgcgaaaatcgcaaactgacagggatttccatgaaataaagtgacttttatgcccccagacatgcttcccctgctgtcccagtgtcattccagggtgttggtatcatttcctggggtgtcatagtggacttggtgaccctccagacacgaatttgggtttcccccttaacgagtttatgttccccatagactataatggggttcgaaacccattcgaacactcgaacagtgagcggctgttcgaatcgaatttcgaacctcgaacattttagtgttcgctcatctctagttatgaccacTGCTCCAATACAGCAGTGGGGGCTGCAATTGCACAGTATGGCCCATTTAATTGCTTATAGAGGACAGATGGATTCTTCCCTATGGACACCTCATGGACATGTTCAGAAGTAAGCACATTTAGGCCAGTGGCACTGTTATATCCCACTTGTCTGAATAGTTAATTTAAGAGAACACCTCCACAATTTGGAAAGTAACAGGCAGCTGCTAAGAGTTGAGAACGCAATACCCCCATATTTTAGAAAATTGCAGTATATGTAACATCTTTGTCCATTTGGCCATTTACACCACCCTGCTGGTTGCATGCTATGACGCAGGAGGCATGTCCATTTGTGATCTTTTGCCCCTGTTGTTTTAGCACATCTGAGTATTTGTTGTtgtcttactagagatgagcgagtagtactcgatcgagtaggtattcgatcgaatactagggtattcgaaatacccgtactcgatcgagtaccactcgctgttcgaatgtaaaagtttgatgcagaaccagcattgattggtcgaatgccatacagtcggccaatcaacgctggttcttctcctacctttaccttctcctacctttccttcactctgccaggcatcgggcatgcacagtcggctctgcccaggcccggtgcctggcagagtgaattcagagccggaagacgccgcggggacgctgcaaggagaagacttctcggaggatccagcctgaccctcactcgtggacttggtaagtataatttgatcaaacattgcctacccctgaaacgagcattttccccccatagactataatagggttcgatattcaattcgagtagtcgaatattgaggggctactcgaaacgaatatcgaacctcgaacattttactgttcgctcatctctagtgcttaccaGTGCTAAGAGTCCCTCTGGTTAACTAACTCTAGTATGTTCTATGGCCTGAATTATACAGTCCTGGGATATACATTTTGTAATCTGGCCTGTTGCCTGAATTATGGGGTATATGAACTATAAGGTTAATATAGGGTTTATAAAGAATTTAATTTTAATTGCAAATGGTTCAGAGACATGTAAAGGGTTTTATAAATGAGGAGGGTATTACTATGTGCCTCGTAAACTAAGCCTTGGTGTTGTTGAAAGTCGAAGCTTTTGGAAATTTCATGTCGAAATTGGTCTGTTCTGGGACCAATAGTGCATTAAAATGAAATACTGTGGTGATTTCATTGGTTGTACTGTAATTTGGGATGATCCCACATGCGTGTAGGTAGGTGCCATGTTGGCCAAATTCTCTCCAGTATAAATAATAGAAGAGCATCCATAGTAATGTAAGAAAGTCAGACACGCAAATATGTTTAAATGATTGAACTTTATTACACGTAAGTTTCAAgacataaaataattaaaatttttagTATTGTCGAGCCGTAACAACCTGTTTGTAAAATTTATGAGATAATTTATAATAATCACTATATGCTGTAAAAAATAACTGCAGTCTACACTATAAATTATGGTATTGGGACTGAATTAAAGTTAGAACCATTTTGGATTGAACtggatttgacctgaattttccaaatgtttcagaCTGGATTCAAACCTGAAATATTTGAGGTTCGCCCCACCCTCCCCTACACTCTTCTTTAGATTAATTTATATTTATAACTCTATTTTATTTGCTACTTAATTGATTATTATTTTGAATGGGTGATACAAAATTTTTGAGATTGAGATCTATATCTTATTAATAAATGGGATTTATGAAATTCACGCTAATATTCTGCAGATACAACTCTATTCGGGTAGTGTATTGCCAGATTTACATATTTCTGCACCATATTGATCAGAAACATAGTCTATGCTGAGATTAAATTTTAGGACCAAAGAATCAGGTATTAATACTTCAGGCTGGTGGTAGTagagtaaggctggattcacacttgtgtCCGGTTTCCTTTCGGGGATCCCACcttccattccacttgaaaaatgtggagagaaaggttTTGCAAGAACCatgtttctttctgcatttttttcagccagaAATTGGACAGAAACCCGGTGAACTCTATTTGGGGTCCGCAAGTTTCcacagataaccactttttaattggattgggtttccatttttcagggtcCCCAAGTGCTACCCAATGAACAGAAACCCaattgcaggtgtgaacctagagttatgGTGTTTGGGGGAATGTTTTCGTAAAACAGCCTAGTGGGTGTTCTGGTTTTTAGGGATATCTCATCATTTCAGGATGAATTGTTGAAGACCAAAATAGGTCCAGTGCTCTACTTGTTGTCTTTAATAAAGAGGCCACTTAGTGGATGAGTATATATATGAAATGAAAGACATGGGCACATTACATGTGTTTTTACCTTTAACTTGTAGAGCTCACAAGTATACAcactacatagcaagctgcagaatgCCATTCACAAGCAAATCCAACACTTAGTCTCTTTACTTTCCAGAATGATTTTTTGAGCTGATTTATGACCACATTGAAGTTGAATTTGGAGAACTGGCCATTCACTAGCAAATCCTATACCTAGTCTCTTTGTTTTTCTGAATGGTCTGCCAAGCTGATTCATGACCACATTGAAGTTGAACTTGGAGAACTGGACCATGTACTTATCTAAGGATCCAAAGAATCCAAGCCAGCAGAGAAAGTGTGATGGTCCGGCTGATGATTGACTTGTAAACCTTGGGCTATGGCTTTTTTTTATGGCGATGATTCTTTGACGTATACAGTGTCACCTAGTTAGAGATTGTTGCCGACAAAGTAGACATGTTAATTATTGGCAGAGGTAATGCCAGTAGTCCTCAGTACCAGTGGACACTTTCAGCCGTATTGAAGAAATTGTTCAGGAAGTGTTGACCTTCTCCAAATTGCACAAATCCAAATCTGTTTGCAGAATATTAGTCAGCATACATTTGGGCTATCACTATTTTTTAGAGAACATAAAACATTTGGTAATTTTTGTAAAAGCCTCTTTAAATTGCTTATTCTTGAAAGTGTATATGACAGGGTTGAGCAATGGGACCAGTATGATATACAGAAGAGAGAAATACTTGTCCTGTTTCGGAGAATACATCGATGTAGGTCTCATATATGAAGTAAAGGTAGTGCCATAAAATAGAAGTACACAGGTGAGATGGGACGTACAAGTTGAGAATGTTTTCCTTCTCCCAACTGCAGAGTGAATGTTCAAGATATTATATATGATATAGATATAAGAAACCAAAGTCGGCGTGAATGTGCACATACCCAACAGTCCAccaaaaataaaagttgttaTAGTAACATGAGTTGTATCACTACACGAAAGCTTTAGTAATGGGGAGGGATCACAAAAAAAATGATCAATTTGGTTTGATGAACAAAACGACAAATTGGCGACTAACATAGTTAACACAATAGGTTCTGATAAACCAGCAACCCATACTGAGATGATGGCAATGAGGCAGGTTCTTGGACTCATGAGTAGGGTATAGTGTAGCGGATGGCAGATTGCCACATAGCGGTCATAGGCCATAACGGCAAGAAGGATCATTTCCATGCAAGCAAAGACAATGAAGAAATACATCTGTGTCATACAACCAACGAGAGACATGACCTTGTGTTGAGTAGAAAGCATAAAAAGAAGCTTGGGTAGAGTGGTTGATGTATAAGAAATATCCATCAGTGAAAGATTACTCAAGAAGATGTACATAGGAGTGTGAAGATGAGAATTAGAAAGAATCGccaaaaaaactgcagtgtttcCAAAAATTATGTTAAGgtagaaaattaaaaatattatgtAAAGAGGAATCTGAAGGTGAGGAAGATCAGAGAAACAAAGGACTGTAAATTGGACTGTATGAGACTTATTCTCTGCTGTCACTTCATACATGATCTTCTCTAGAAAGAACATAAAATAACATTGCAGAATATTTTTGACATTGATCAATCACTTCTTCCAACATAACATACACAAAAGTATTAAGAGTTCTTCCACTGACCATTAGAAGACCCAAAGGTTACGGATGACAATTAGATCTACGATAACTAGTCAGTGTATAGAGATATGGATTAGGTCTGTTTTGATTCAATGGACCTTATCCCTTTACAGCCTTGATGGATCCAGTTGAAGACTTGTAGTGCAAACTGAGGACATCTTACCCCTGGACAAACCAGATGTAAATGGTGTGGTCAGTGTGTCCGAGGTTCTCGCATACCGGAACCACTGGTACATAGACTGTGTCCCATGTActatgtctgatttaaaaaaagaacaaaaaaaattacaaaaaaatatttaaaaggaAAATTTAGATCTCTAATATTTAATCACGTGTTTACGATGTTTGGGAATTGGCTTAATAACATTTTAGCAAATAGGTTTAGAAAATTGGGTATATCAAATGTCAGTTGTCACTCAAAGGATCtgggtgactagggttgagcgatcgggatcggaatcggaaaagatcggatcccgatcgtcgatcgggcaaatttcacgatcgagatcagctggaaaatgatctgaaatcagattttgaaatttcaagatagCCTCAAccgtaaaagtgacttttcccatagagaagcattgactagggttgagcgatcgggatcggaaaacattggattccgatcagcgaacGAGCAAATTtaatgatcgggattggctggaaaatgatcggattttaaaatcgatcctgaaatctcaagatcggctcaaccctaatctccaCTCATTGTCTTACCTACATGactatactgtatagtggtaAAGAGTGATGTACAATAAGTGATGAAAAGCTAATAGACATTAGATATATACATGACAAAAAGATAGGATTAGCTGGTAATAATCACATTGAATAGGGAAATATTTTGTGATCAGTGAACTCCCCATTGAAACAGTGGCACTTGGTTTATCATGAATGTATATAagcttttatatatattttactgaATGTATCAGGGGGTAAGACTATAGACAACTGAGGCTTTTTCCATCACATTATAAATAATTAATCCTAGTAGAATATGTCTATTGggtataaattataataataataataataatttgtatatCAGATATtccagtgatagatagatagatagatagatagatagatagatagatagatagatgacatgtaaaataaatagattttttcactattttctctATATTGATTGGAATGGGACCTATTTTTCTGATTTGTCTAAGTAGGGGACAGGTATatctaaagggagtctatcattggatcTATGTATTTACCAATAagcacacgtaggaatagcctttacaaaggctattctagtcctaacttccttcttctgttcctgtcagccattttgaataAAATGATTTTTACTGATATGCATATTCAGCTCATTTAGCACAGGGGGCTTTACCCTGCATTCCGCCTCCTTCTTATTTCAGGTACACCTCTTTTTAAAAATGAatcctcctcttcatcctcttcagtACGCTTTCTTCATGAATGTGCATACTGCACAGGCACTTGATCAATATACTCAGTGCTCCTTAGAACTACACGGACGTCCTgcacctgcgcagtatgctcattCATGAGGAAAGTGCAGCAAAGAGGATGAAGCAAAGGATTCATTTTAAAAGAAGGGGCATACATGAAATGAGAATGAAGTGGAATGCAGGCAATGAAGATCATAGAGGAACATAGGAGTAACTTACTCAGAACACAGGTTAGCGCCCCTCGGTTCTCCATGAGCTGAATTTGAATGTCAGTAATATCACTTGCAATGAAGCCAAGGTGGACTCTTTTAACTTTAGTGAAGCACTCtggcaagtataaaaatgttttattttctttattttctttgcagcactggagtcctgggttcgaatcttgccaggaacaacatctgcaaggagtttgtatgttctccctgtgtttgcatggatttcctcccattctacaaagacatactgatagggaaaaaaaatgtacattgtgatccctatatgggactcacaatctacattaaaaaaaaaaaaaaagttttattttcattGTGGACACGTACAACTTTACaaaagggcaatttgggacattaATCCCGTGGTCCATAATGAcctatgggtggtttagtgtcccaaaaggCCTTGGTAGGTTTTCTTTAATAAAGAGGCCAttcagtatatgtgtatatgttgtggtaaagtgtatggtaaCGTGGTGGACGGGGAgtatatctcacctggtttcctcagccaggcgaggtGAAGGAAACCCAGAAGAACGTAGTCTGCTAGGGCTCATTTGTTTACCATATCATGGGCTggattttctggactggaggacaggttggCAGTGGGAGTCTTCCAGTCCACAACCTTAGTCCATTACAGGTTTTCCCCTTAGTCCCAGGTGCTCACAGGTGAGGTTTCCTTATGgtcattactggggaaggaagcctgcTGAACAGGAGGGCTGACAGTGTTACAGCCAGAGTGAGACAAAGCGCTCCTGGGGCGATCTGTACAGTGTGGACACTACACTTGGTGATGTATTCACTTGCCCTGCTCTAGAATAGAGAGGTATGCTGATGTGTAGTTAGAGCCGGACAGGCTTAGgttttagtttgtttttgtttggcTTGCCTGGTGTTTTATGCTGAAGACTAAATAAAACACTCCGGATTTTAATCCTACTGCCTGTCTGAACTGAGTCATTGCCATTCCCCAATCATGTGAGCTGGAGCCCCTTACTGTGTGAGCTGGAGCCCCTTACTGTGTGAGCTGGAGCCCCTTACAATGTGTAAAATAAATGTCATGGACTTCTTTAAATCAactcatttttattttaattacatGTGTTTTCCACCATTTCTTTTATGCATCTTACATGTATGCACACTACATAGAAATCTGCAGTAGCCATTCACTAGCAAATCCAATATTTAGTCTCTTTGCTTTCCTGAATGATCTTCTGAGCTGATTTATAACCACAGTCAAGTTGATTTCTTGGAGAAATGGGCCATGGGGTAATAGCAGGAGCTGGCTTATTTATAACAGGGGGGTAAGAAGAGGTAGTCTGGGAAATACGCTTGGATACCCTGACTTTTTTGAGAGATGATACTTTGACATGTACAATGTCACTTACCGAAACATTGTTGCAGACCAAGTGCACCCCCTAATGGCAGTGGTACCTCCTAGTGTCAGCGGATTCTTTCAGCACAATAGTCCATCCAACAGCACAATGGAAATTGTTAACAAAGTGTTGCAGGAAGCAAACTTTAAAAGTTCTTCTCCCTTTTACAGGTAACCAGTTCAGTGAGAAGGACGTATTACGGGAGAATGTTTATTAACCTCGCTGCGCCATTTTGGTCTAGCTGGAGGCAATACATTTCTTTATGTGGAAGACCTAAATATAGAGCAttacacagtggcataactaaagtcttgtgggccccaatgcaatcttttgCACCCTGCCTCAgctctacagtgaattcttgatagtgatggttacgggtgctaaggagtttaatccatcttagtgtggttaggggtaatctgtgggtatccttggtttatgagccagatcgaagtgcttatgggccccctaaggcgtctgcaccctctgcaccccctcaatttaCAACCCTGGCATTACAGTAGTCTTCATGTGAGTTTATGAAGACATTGACCAGCTTGGAGTTGGTGGAATAAGCTGATTTTTGCAGTATGAAGATTTTATAATGAAGGATACCTTTGGGAAAATGAAGTCGCCCAGGGTTCCCAGTTTTTCCGAAACCTCTCCAAGCTAATGCCATTACATGCATAGATACGTTCATATTGATATAATTCAATGACACCACTAATATCAGCACGGTCAGTGTAGGAGAGGAGGTAGACTACCATCTACGTGCAATGCGTAATCGAGCAGCCCCAAGTGGAACTCCATGTTTTGACGGGACTGGTGATGACAATGATGAGCCAAGAAATATTCTTTGTGGTCTGTCAACCATGAAGGATCTAACCCACTGAATACCAGTGCTATTGACTACACTAAACTCCATGACTCTATACCATGGTCAACTGTGCCATCTGTTGCTGGTAGGTCTAGGAGAATTAGGATGGCGCATTTGCCTCTGTCTCTGGCCATGCGCAGGTCATGGAGTACTTGTGTGAGTGCTGATTcagagctgtgtttttttttcttgaagcCAAACTGAAAAGGGTCATAGATGCCATTATCAGATAGTCGGGTGTCTATTTGGATAGCAGTATTTGGATAGCACCCTTTTCTATAACTTTCCTTAGGAAGGGCAGGTTAGAGATGGTCTGTAGCTACTCAAGGCATCTGGGTCCATAGAAGGCTTCCTTACAAAGAGCTTGATGATGGCTTCTTTCAGGAGATCAGGATAGATCCTACTCTACATAGAACAGTTCATTATGAATAAGTTAGGACATTCAAGGTAAGGTAAGGTTTTAAATACTTACGCTTTAGTTGGGGATAGGCTTTGGATCTGGTGTCTTAAGTGGATGCGGTTTGTTATCACGGTGGATTTGTATGTGCTCTGCTAGTCTATTTAACATGTTCATGTCATTATTGTTGTATGTTGTTCCCTTGGATATCGCGTGTGGCCAGTGCGTAGCCGTGCATGCGTATTACACTTTTGGGATGAAACTACGCCATCTTTATTACGGGAATTGAATACTAGTGTTTATACTGGATCAACAATAGAAATGTGTCTGTGGTTTTTGGTGGTGCGCCATTCAAATTAGGAGTGGAATGGGTAATCAATTTCCCTTTTGGATGTATAGTTTAAGACCTGGTGATCTGGGTTTATAACTTAATTTACAGGTATATGTGCTTTTCATCTTTGGGACATACTCTGCTATCCCTGATATAGCTTATATAACATTTATACAAAGTTGAGCTTTGAACAATAATAGAGCCACATCTATGGTGTTAGCTGTCTCTTAGATATAAGGTTTTACACCACCTGAACTGAGATTGGACAGGCACAATCTAGTCCATGTTCACACTGTAGTCTACAACCTGTTGCGTCCTCTGTGTGGATGTTTTtggacatgtagggtttttctgtccgcttgggaagttggacatcttttcatgcggacagtgaaggaagggcacggagtgcaaaagaacgcacccgattcccatttaaataaatattaggtgtcacggacacagctagtgtccgctcctaatgtccgtgccagattttgagggGACACTAccagtcggacaccgacggtagtgtgaacgccccctaagaggaTTCCTTATGTAGTAGAATTTAGCTATGACTAAGCGAGGATCCCTCTCGAAACACGTCAAAGACCAGTCACACTACCTGGCATTATACCATCTTTGCTATACCATTTTGCATCTATGATCAAAGctgtatttttaaattttttgtgaaAATAAAAGAAGAATTTTAACGAGAAAGGATTCACTGGACTCCAACCTAATAAAAGGTTGGAGTCCAGCGAATCCTTTCTCGTTAAAATTCTTTTATTttcacaaaaaatttaaaaatacaaTACGGTGTACAATAAAGTACACCGTTGATGTGTTATCACGCTCCTAGCCGGAGGAACTTACCTGGATGGTCCGTGCAGCAATCCCCTCTTATGAAAGTGAGTGTTCCTAACTTATATATATTTGTCATATTTTGACATCCATACATTCTTTCCTTGTGGACTATTATTGGAGGCTGTGTTTTCCACATTTCCCTTTCCCTTATTTCTCCTTGTTATGCCGGTATGTTCCTTGTGCTTTCTATTTCTTATCATAGGTGGATTTTTTTCCCTCATTTATGGCGGATTGGTAATACCTGATGTATAGGGTCTGTGAGATTTTGTCCTTCGGTGTTTCAGCCACTCACATTCaggtttctttttttatattcttGGATGGACTAGTTGAACTTAAGTGCGGAGCAATAGC
It contains:
- the LOC142183141 gene encoding olfactory receptor 5AR1-like, which produces MYEVTAENKSHTVQFTVLCFSDLPHLQIPLYIIFLIFYLNIIFGNTAVFLAILSNSHLHTPMYIFLSNLSLMDISYTSTTLPKLLFMLSTQHKVMSLVGCMTQMYFFIVFACMEMILLAVMAYDRYVAICHPLHYTLLMSPRTCLIAIISVWVAGLSEPIVLTMLVANLSFCSSNQIDHFFCDPSPLLKLSCSDTTHVTITTFIFGGLLGMCTFTPTLVSYIYIIYNILNIHSAVGRRKTFSTCTSHLTCVLLFYGTTFTSYMRPTSMYSPKQDKYFSLLYIILVPLLNPVIYTFKNKQFKEAFTKITKCFMFSKK